The following coding sequences are from one Rhodobiaceae bacterium window:
- a CDS encoding hypothetical protein (protein of unknown function, DUF255), whose product MLSLEQLPLFERSFMNHLSAETSPYLLQHKDNPVHWHPWGPDALSRAKAENKPILLSVGYAACHWCHVMAHESFENAATAEIMNRLYINIKVDREERPDIDTIYMSALHALGEQGGWPLTMFLTPDGEPFWGGTYFPPEPKFGRPGFPQVLEEIARLYTQEPEKIHGNKEALKNALSRIEDTSGQPPLDMLLGVANQLMDVMDMDKGGLKGAPKFPQTGLLDVLWRGHIATGNDQLRTAVTTALTHMCEGGIYDHLGGGFARYSVDADWLVPHFEKMLYDNALLIDRLTEVWQETKDPLYATRIDETITWIAREMTTAEGAFAASIDADSEGEEGKFYVWTANEIDAELGDMGPWFKEQYDVTPEGNWEGNAILNRLHLIDQSLTSEEETRLKTLRQKLFDKRASRIAPGLDDKVLLDWNGLAIAAIANASMVFKRKDWLALSQTAYRFVAESMKRDGRMHHAYRANRLQHRAMSDGLANICAAALALFEATMDWTYVDDAQGFVTELDAHYWDETNGGYFFSADDAEALLVRTRTAADDATPAANGTLPGLLVRLYGLTGDEHYRDRADQLILAFGGAVTKNAFPHGSWLASLDTAVNLTQIVIIGEKADPKREALKDTVLSLSLPTGLLIDLDPGTDLPDGHPAMGKTMLEGKATAYVCTGPVCSAPVTDPGDLRAALQASRLAPE is encoded by the coding sequence ATGCTATCTCTTGAACAGCTTCCGCTCTTTGAAAGATCTTTCATGAACCACCTGTCAGCCGAAACAAGCCCTTACCTGCTTCAGCACAAAGACAACCCTGTCCACTGGCATCCATGGGGCCCCGACGCGCTCTCTCGCGCTAAGGCTGAGAACAAACCCATCCTACTCTCAGTCGGCTACGCAGCCTGCCATTGGTGCCATGTCATGGCTCATGAGAGTTTCGAAAACGCAGCCACCGCCGAAATCATGAACCGGCTCTATATCAATATCAAAGTAGACCGGGAAGAACGCCCCGACATCGACACCATCTATATGAGTGCTCTCCACGCACTCGGTGAGCAAGGTGGCTGGCCGCTGACCATGTTTCTCACCCCCGACGGAGAACCCTTCTGGGGCGGCACATATTTTCCACCAGAACCAAAATTCGGACGGCCAGGCTTCCCGCAAGTCCTGGAAGAGATTGCGCGCCTTTATACACAAGAGCCGGAAAAAATCCATGGCAACAAAGAGGCGCTCAAAAACGCCCTGAGCCGCATTGAAGACACAAGCGGCCAGCCCCCATTGGATATGTTACTTGGTGTCGCCAACCAGCTTATGGATGTCATGGACATGGATAAGGGCGGCCTAAAAGGCGCCCCCAAATTCCCGCAAACAGGGTTGCTGGACGTGCTCTGGCGTGGCCACATTGCAACCGGCAACGACCAACTCCGCACAGCTGTAACCACCGCTCTGACCCACATGTGTGAAGGCGGCATCTATGATCATCTGGGCGGTGGCTTCGCCCGCTATTCCGTCGACGCCGACTGGCTTGTCCCGCATTTCGAGAAAATGCTCTACGACAATGCCCTCCTTATCGACCGCCTCACAGAGGTGTGGCAGGAGACCAAAGACCCTCTTTATGCCACCCGCATTGACGAGACCATCACCTGGATCGCCCGCGAAATGACAACGGCAGAAGGGGCCTTTGCCGCCAGCATCGATGCGGACAGCGAAGGTGAAGAAGGCAAATTCTATGTCTGGACCGCCAATGAGATCGACGCCGAACTCGGCGACATGGGTCCCTGGTTCAAAGAGCAATATGACGTGACGCCGGAAGGCAATTGGGAAGGCAATGCCATTCTCAATCGCCTCCATCTCATAGATCAGAGCCTTACTTCTGAGGAAGAAACCAGGCTCAAAACCTTGCGCCAAAAACTCTTCGACAAACGCGCATCCCGCATAGCGCCCGGTCTTGATGACAAAGTTTTACTCGATTGGAACGGATTGGCCATCGCCGCCATTGCCAATGCCAGCATGGTATTCAAGCGAAAAGACTGGCTGGCTTTGAGTCAAACCGCCTATCGTTTCGTGGCCGAATCCATGAAGCGCGACGGCCGTATGCATCACGCTTATCGCGCCAACCGTCTCCAGCACCGTGCCATGTCCGATGGCCTCGCAAACATTTGTGCGGCAGCTCTGGCACTGTTCGAAGCTACCATGGACTGGACCTATGTCGATGACGCCCAAGGCTTCGTCACAGAACTCGACGCGCACTATTGGGATGAAACAAATGGCGGCTATTTCTTCTCCGCTGATGATGCTGAAGCCCTTCTTGTGCGAACGCGCACGGCAGCAGATGACGCGACCCCGGCAGCCAACGGCACCCTGCCCGGCCTCCTGGTCCGCCTCTACGGCCTCACCGGCGACGAACATTACCGCGATCGCGCCGATCAGCTGATCCTCGCTTTTGGGGGTGCCGTCACCAAGAACGCTTTCCCCCACGGCAGCTGGCTCGCAAGCCTCGATACAGCGGTTAATCTCACCCAGATCGTCATCATCGGCGAGAAAGCCGACCCTAAAAGAGAGGCACTCAAAGACACAGTCCTCAGCCTCTCCCTTCCAACAGGACTGCTCATTGATCTCGATCCAGGCACCGACTTGCCTGACGGCCACCCAGCCATGGGCAAAACCATGCTGGAGGGTAAAGCCACGGCCTATGTCTGCACCGGCCCCGTCTGCTCCGCGCCGGTCACAGATCCAGGCGATCTCCGCGCTGCTCTGCAAGCCAGCCGCCTTGCACCGGAATGA
- a CDS encoding cadmium carbonic anhydrase repeat protein: MNRSFSAAIILGSLTLGGAALAESTDATATSIEDAEAGICVGYGPQTPRDIGSVHGLNERFFSLSPAAAKMNLCNIHTHTNAEHKGPGFSLFAGAGDHGGYQCNATADLTEAELVDPADGQGAFKGVKPGDTIEVHWVHTSCDVAPGEGLGSCLSEKCANPNLRVEAQAFLVVNDPDALDFADFAYGGNIVDGLHQPRSMPSDTGAPIVFGGSTTGPSYTQAQCSPLKVTWSVRPQCAKLDISSLNRWAEEGNVFNETHSHGVRQLVTAPELLAPIE; encoded by the coding sequence ATGAACCGTTCATTTTCCGCCGCCATCATTCTGGGCTCTCTTACCCTTGGTGGCGCAGCGCTCGCTGAAAGCACTGATGCCACCGCAACATCCATCGAGGATGCGGAGGCGGGGATCTGTGTTGGCTATGGTCCGCAAACGCCCCGCGACATTGGCAGCGTACACGGCTTGAATGAGCGTTTCTTCTCGCTCTCCCCGGCGGCAGCGAAAATGAACCTCTGCAACATCCACACCCACACAAATGCCGAGCATAAAGGTCCCGGTTTTTCACTCTTTGCAGGTGCTGGTGACCATGGCGGATATCAATGCAACGCCACAGCGGATCTGACGGAGGCCGAGCTTGTTGATCCAGCAGATGGTCAAGGCGCCTTCAAGGGCGTGAAGCCAGGCGACACAATTGAGGTCCATTGGGTCCACACGTCATGTGACGTGGCGCCCGGCGAAGGGCTTGGTTCCTGCCTGAGCGAAAAATGCGCAAACCCCAATTTGAGAGTAGAGGCCCAGGCCTTTTTGGTGGTGAACGACCCCGACGCCCTCGACTTCGCAGACTTCGCTTATGGCGGCAATATTGTGGATGGGTTGCATCAGCCCCGGTCCATGCCCTCTGACACAGGCGCGCCTATTGTCTTTGGCGGATCCACCACCGGCCCGTCTTACACGCAGGCCCAATGCTCGCCGCTCAAGGTGACGTGGAGCGTGCGCCCGCAATGCGCAAAGCTGGATATATCATCTCTCAACAGGTGGGCAGAAGAAGGCAATGTCTTCAACGAAACCCATTCCCATGGGGTTCGTCAATTGGTGACAGCGCCAGAACTTCTCGCACCGATCGAATAG
- a CDS encoding HD domain protein, protein MSEKIIDGRATFKTMADSSQEEWQLIAANNGEFSKGLPDRVLAHLKLLDGDFGGFAVDRLEHSLQSATLAHRAGKDEEYVVCALLHDIGDTLGTFNHAEIGAAILKPFVSEDNHWMLEHHGIFQGYYFFHHIGLDRDMRDEYRGHQAFEHTAQFCHLFDQNAFDPNYDTMPLDAFEPMVQRVMERPRASIYKGSAAAAE, encoded by the coding sequence ATGTCCGAAAAAATCATTGATGGCCGCGCCACGTTTAAAACCATGGCTGACAGCAGTCAGGAAGAGTGGCAGTTGATTGCCGCTAATAATGGTGAATTCTCCAAAGGTCTGCCTGATCGTGTGCTCGCGCATCTGAAGTTGCTGGACGGTGACTTTGGTGGCTTCGCTGTTGACCGCCTTGAGCACTCCCTGCAATCAGCAACTCTCGCGCATCGGGCAGGCAAAGACGAAGAATATGTGGTCTGCGCGCTTCTCCATGACATCGGCGATACGCTTGGGACTTTTAATCACGCTGAAATTGGCGCGGCGATCCTGAAACCCTTCGTGTCAGAAGATAATCACTGGATGCTTGAGCATCACGGGATCTTCCAAGGCTATTATTTCTTCCATCATATCGGGCTTGATCGCGACATGCGCGATGAGTATCGCGGCCATCAGGCGTTCGAGCATACAGCGCAGTTCTGTCATCTGTTCGACCAGAACGCGTTTGATCCGAACTATGACACGATGCCGCTCGACGCTTTTGAGCCAATGGTTCAGCGGGTCATGGAACGGCCGCGGGCCAGCATCTATAAGGGCTCGGCCGCCGCTGCTGAATAG
- the clcD gene encoding carboxymethylenebutenolidase has product MSSETITINGPDGSFSGYLAKPAGDGPFPAIVVIQEIFGVNAVMRGICDDLAKQGYLALSPDLFWRIEPGIDITDQSEEEWAKAFELFNAFDVDKGMLDVQATIDTARKLPGANGKVGAVGYCLGGQLAYLTAARTDADAAVGFYGVNLQNRTDEANNITKPLMLHIAGKDEFVPADAQAAIHAGLDTHTQVTLHDYPERDHAFARVGGAHFDKGDTDLANGRTLDFFKANL; this is encoded by the coding sequence ATGAGCTCAGAAACAATCACCATCAACGGTCCCGACGGCAGTTTTTCCGGATACCTGGCCAAACCTGCAGGTGACGGCCCCTTCCCCGCTATCGTGGTCATCCAGGAAATCTTTGGCGTCAACGCCGTCATGCGGGGCATCTGCGATGATCTTGCAAAACAGGGCTATCTCGCCCTTTCGCCTGATCTTTTCTGGCGCATTGAGCCAGGCATCGACATTACAGACCAGTCGGAAGAAGAATGGGCCAAGGCCTTTGAATTGTTCAACGCTTTCGACGTCGACAAAGGCATGCTGGACGTCCAGGCCACCATCGATACCGCCCGGAAGCTTCCGGGCGCAAATGGCAAAGTCGGCGCCGTTGGCTATTGCCTCGGCGGACAGCTCGCCTACCTCACAGCAGCCCGAACCGACGCAGATGCCGCAGTGGGCTTTTATGGTGTCAACCTGCAGAACCGAACAGATGAAGCCAACAACATCACCAAACCATTGATGCTGCACATCGCCGGCAAAGATGAATTCGTCCCCGCTGACGCTCAGGCCGCTATCCATGCAGGCCTGGACACTCACACACAGGTCACACTCCATGACTACCCAGAGCGCGATCATGCCTTCGCGCGCGTTGGTGGCGCGCACTTTGATAAGGGCGATACGGATCTTGCCAATGGCAGAACCCTCGACTTCTTCAAGGCGAACCTCTAG
- the qorA gene encoding quinone oxidoreductase 1, with the protein MVKAIRIHETGGPEVMKLEDVDLPDPGPGQARVKHTAIGLNYIDTYHRSGLYPIALPSGLGLEAAGVVEAVGEGVTNVAEGDRVAYGSGPLGAYSEAQNCFAAGLIKLPAGVKEDEAAALMMKGLTVRYLFKETYKVKAGETILFHAAAGGCGLVACQWARELGVTMIGTVGSEEKAELARAHGCAHVINYSTENVPERVADITNGAKVPVVYDGVGKDTFEMSLDCLAPRGLLASFGNASGPVTGVDLSTLQNKGSLYVTRPTMLHYMMSPDQVAEATADLFDVVARGAVKVDINQRYALADAAQAHIDIQGRKTTGATIIEP; encoded by the coding sequence ATGGTAAAGGCAATTCGCATTCACGAAACCGGCGGTCCGGAAGTCATGAAGCTCGAAGACGTGGATTTACCTGATCCGGGTCCGGGCCAGGCGCGTGTTAAACACACTGCGATTGGCCTGAACTATATCGACACCTACCACCGCTCAGGTCTCTACCCTATCGCCCTGCCATCCGGTCTGGGCCTCGAGGCAGCCGGTGTCGTCGAAGCCGTTGGCGAGGGCGTCACGAATGTCGCTGAGGGTGATCGCGTTGCCTATGGCTCTGGACCGCTTGGCGCTTATTCAGAAGCGCAGAATTGTTTCGCCGCCGGTCTGATCAAACTCCCAGCCGGGGTCAAAGAGGATGAAGCAGCAGCTCTCATGATGAAGGGGCTGACAGTTCGCTATCTCTTCAAAGAGACCTACAAAGTCAAAGCCGGTGAAACCATCCTCTTCCATGCAGCGGCCGGCGGCTGTGGTCTTGTTGCCTGCCAGTGGGCCAGGGAACTCGGCGTCACCATGATCGGTACCGTAGGCTCTGAGGAAAAAGCAGAGCTCGCCCGCGCCCATGGCTGCGCCCACGTGATCAACTATTCAACCGAGAACGTGCCCGAGCGTGTTGCCGATATTACCAATGGCGCTAAGGTGCCCGTGGTCTATGACGGCGTCGGAAAAGATACATTTGAAATGTCCCTTGATTGCCTGGCACCGCGCGGGCTGCTCGCGAGCTTTGGCAATGCATCGGGTCCGGTCACCGGTGTGGATCTCAGCACGCTTCAGAACAAAGGGTCTCTTTATGTAACCCGGCCAACCATGCTGCACTACATGATGAGCCCGGATCAGGTTGCCGAAGCCACCGCGGATCTCTTTGACGTTGTCGCCCGCGGCGCGGTGAAAGTAGACATCAACCAGCGCTATGCCCTGGCCGATGCCGCCCAGGCACACATTGATATTCAAGGACGCAAAACCACCGGAGCCACAATCATCGAACCCTGA
- a CDS encoding PAS domain protein — protein sequence MDDKSGLSPRWVSTYLNQRHIAQIQARVPEPRPAVPRKVSGYSLTHPAREMLCWWLSVRGDQHIPTADDVDLRSLVELTPYIRYMSWEGEESLVIRVFGSALCQSAGMDLRGIDLFSFGEYENKKRDIARLKLLPKHPCGVIAFWNITDQNGMPHLLEMMTLPIGPGSDGKDRIIGTVMPVMKPEEVPEVWDKTMDMEKHLDFHDALFVDVGHGIP from the coding sequence TTGGACGATAAATCGGGACTGTCGCCGCGTTGGGTTTCTACCTATCTCAACCAACGCCATATTGCGCAAATTCAGGCACGGGTGCCTGAGCCGCGCCCTGCTGTTCCCCGTAAGGTTTCTGGTTACAGTCTTACTCATCCTGCGCGGGAAATGCTGTGCTGGTGGTTGAGTGTGCGGGGAGACCAACATATTCCGACAGCCGATGATGTAGACCTTCGCAGTCTTGTGGAGCTTACCCCCTACATTCGATATATGAGCTGGGAGGGGGAGGAGTCTCTCGTGATCCGCGTGTTTGGCAGTGCTCTTTGTCAATCAGCCGGCATGGACCTGAGGGGCATCGACCTCTTTTCGTTTGGCGAATATGAGAACAAGAAGCGAGATATTGCGCGGTTGAAACTGCTCCCAAAACACCCGTGCGGCGTTATAGCGTTCTGGAACATTACGGATCAGAACGGCATGCCACATCTGCTGGAAATGATGACGCTTCCCATTGGGCCAGGCTCAGATGGGAAAGACCGGATCATTGGCACGGTGATGCCTGTTATGAAGCCCGAAGAAGTGCCCGAGGTTTGGGACAAGACCATGGATATGGAAAAGCACCTGGATTTCCACGACGCGCTGTTTGTCGATGTTGGTCATGGCATACCGTAA
- a CDS encoding PAS domain protein, whose translation MANDDEAGVMPAWVAAYLDTRHVANIRARISGVRPDAPDEINGYKLSRPGRELLTWWLSVRQGDAPPTAEDVELPSLVELSPYLRYLSWEGEEALVIRLFGSALCEAIGLDPTGVDIFSLSQGDERSQDIARLKLIGDLPCGAVIFRHIQDQTGAAALVEMMTLPIEPGADGKKRIISTVIPVDVSSNRSTLWERRLNVKEYQDLHDVLYVDLGHGIPTSSPDGSVIGR comes from the coding sequence ATGGCGAATGATGATGAAGCTGGGGTGATGCCTGCCTGGGTTGCTGCCTATTTGGACACCCGTCACGTCGCAAACATTCGTGCCCGGATTTCTGGGGTTCGACCAGACGCACCTGATGAAATCAATGGATATAAACTCAGCCGCCCTGGACGTGAGCTTTTAACCTGGTGGCTGAGCGTCCGGCAGGGTGATGCACCACCCACAGCTGAAGATGTTGAGTTACCAAGCCTTGTCGAACTCTCGCCTTATCTTCGCTATCTCAGCTGGGAGGGTGAAGAGGCGCTTGTAATTCGTTTGTTTGGCAGTGCTCTTTGCGAAGCTATCGGCCTGGACCCCACCGGCGTTGATATATTTTCCCTCAGCCAGGGTGATGAAAGATCCCAAGATATCGCGCGGTTGAAGCTGATTGGTGATCTGCCCTGTGGAGCGGTTATCTTTCGACATATTCAGGATCAGACAGGTGCTGCAGCACTTGTTGAGATGATGACGCTCCCCATCGAGCCGGGGGCTGACGGAAAGAAGCGTATCATCAGCACGGTGATCCCTGTCGATGTGTCTTCAAACAGGTCGACACTTTGGGAGAGAAGACTGAATGTGAAGGAATATCAGGACCTTCATGATGTGTTGTATGTGGATTTGGGGCACGGCATTCCAACCTCATCTCCTGACGGATCGGTTATCGGTAGATGA